In the Candidatus Electrothrix sp. GW3-4 genome, one interval contains:
- the dinB gene encoding DNA polymerase IV, with protein MLRKIIHIDMDAFFASVEQMDNPELRNRPLIVGGDPQGRGVVAACSYQARKFGIHSAMSCARAYALCPQALFVRPRKERYREVSQQIMAIFRDYTPLVEPLSLDEAFLDITQNTKAIPSATWTAETIRKEIFQATGLTASAGVSCNKFLAKVASDINKPNGLTVITPEQALPFIRTLPVRKFFGVGRVTEQRMLELGIKTGADLQGYSREKLVRLFGKPGNFFYDIVRGIDNRPVQPRQGRKSMGTETTLEKDIRDQQTMLTILAQQAQQVGRSLTDKEKAGRTLTLKIRYQDFRTITRSVTRATGFGDAEDIMQEVPALLAATDAGQKMVRLLGLTVSNLCSKTELEQERNKPVLKQLVLPFDEVLG; from the coding sequence TTGCTCCGAAAAATAATCCACATAGACATGGACGCCTTTTTCGCCTCTGTGGAGCAGATGGACAACCCAGAACTCCGCAACCGGCCCCTGATTGTTGGTGGTGATCCTCAGGGCCGGGGCGTAGTGGCGGCCTGTTCCTATCAGGCGAGAAAATTCGGCATCCACTCGGCCATGTCCTGTGCCCGAGCCTACGCCCTTTGCCCTCAGGCCCTGTTTGTCCGGCCCCGCAAAGAGCGCTACCGTGAGGTGTCCCAACAGATCATGGCTATTTTCCGAGACTATACGCCCTTGGTAGAGCCCCTGTCCCTGGATGAGGCCTTTCTCGACATCACCCAAAACACCAAGGCCATTCCATCAGCCACCTGGACTGCAGAAACCATTCGTAAGGAAATCTTTCAGGCCACTGGCCTGACCGCCTCCGCCGGGGTATCCTGCAATAAATTTCTCGCCAAGGTGGCCTCGGATATCAATAAACCCAACGGACTAACAGTGATCACCCCGGAGCAGGCCCTGCCCTTTATCCGCACCCTGCCGGTACGCAAATTTTTCGGGGTGGGTCGGGTCACGGAGCAGCGGATGCTTGAGCTGGGGATCAAAACCGGGGCTGACCTGCAAGGCTACAGCCGGGAAAAACTGGTTAGGCTTTTTGGCAAGCCTGGTAATTTTTTCTATGACATTGTGCGGGGCATTGATAACCGCCCGGTTCAGCCCAGACAGGGGCGAAAATCCATGGGCACGGAGACCACCCTGGAAAAGGACATCCGGGATCAACAAACCATGCTGACCATCCTTGCTCAGCAGGCCCAGCAGGTGGGCAGATCCCTTACAGACAAAGAAAAAGCTGGCCGCACCTTGACCCTGAAAATTCGCTATCAGGATTTTCGTACGATCACCCGCTCGGTTACTCGTGCCACTGGCTTTGGCGATGCCGAAGATATCATGCAAGAGGTGCCTGCCCTGCTTGCGGCCACTGATGCAGGGCAAAAGATGGTCCGCCTTTTGGGCCTGACCGTCTCCAACCTCTGTTCCAAGACGGAACTTGAGCAGGAGCGCAACAAACCTGTGTTGAAGCAGTTAGTGCTGCCGTTTGATGAGGTGTTGGGGTAG
- a CDS encoding uracil-DNA glycosylase translates to MSAQKNNLAPSSDKGRDGKIDPAALALLTGQCRHLLAFYQEMGLAVYPAVPMLQQFLTRVQKQQPGSSGGSLSEQGRGRYHMPASGQQQGHQPEKSAPPPRKPEQQSRQTTAPARPTAEAVAQQLEVLNQELGQCRCCTPDSGAKIIVGQGSPTPRLLVVGDCFFGSAPEKDLLWGEEEDAMLWRMMQAIGLDKGSVYVTNALKCSQPKPVPPGSLVEQSCFSHVEKELQIIRPRLICALGDTATRALLRTKAPLVRLRGRFHPYRSLQGDGAKIMPTFHPRLLLQYPEMKQATWKDLQAVQRMLQASSR, encoded by the coding sequence TTGTCAGCCCAAAAAAATAATCTTGCCCCATCATCGGACAAGGGAAGAGACGGAAAAATTGATCCAGCAGCACTGGCATTGTTGACCGGACAGTGCCGTCATCTCCTCGCGTTTTATCAGGAAATGGGACTCGCAGTCTATCCGGCTGTACCTATGTTACAGCAGTTCCTCACCCGTGTGCAGAAACAGCAACCGGGGTCTTCAGGAGGGTCTTTGAGCGAGCAGGGGAGGGGACGGTATCATATGCCAGCGTCTGGACAGCAGCAGGGGCATCAGCCCGAGAAGTCAGCTCCCCCTCCTCGGAAGCCTGAACAACAGAGCAGGCAAACAACTGCACCTGCAAGGCCGACAGCCGAAGCTGTTGCGCAACAGCTTGAGGTGCTCAACCAGGAACTTGGCCAGTGCCGGTGCTGTACTCCTGATAGTGGCGCAAAAATTATTGTAGGGCAGGGAAGCCCAACGCCTCGTTTGTTGGTTGTTGGAGACTGTTTTTTCGGAAGCGCCCCGGAAAAAGACCTGCTCTGGGGTGAGGAAGAAGACGCTATGCTCTGGAGGATGATGCAGGCAATTGGTCTTGATAAAGGATCTGTCTATGTCACCAATGCGCTCAAATGTTCGCAGCCAAAGCCTGTTCCTCCAGGCTCCTTGGTGGAACAATCCTGTTTCTCCCATGTAGAAAAAGAGCTCCAGATCATTCGTCCGAGGTTGATTTGTGCTCTGGGTGATACAGCGACGCGGGCCTTACTAAGGACCAAGGCACCACTGGTCCGTCTGCGAGGGCGATTTCATCCTTATCGCTCTCTGCAAGGTGATGGCGCCAAGATCATGCCGACCTTTCATCCTCGTCTCCTTTTGCAATATCCTGAAATGAAACAGGCTACCTGGAAGGATCTCCAGGCCGTGCAAAGGATGTTGCAGGCCTCTTCACGCTGA
- a CDS encoding DUF6290 family protein, which produces MSTLSLRLPNSIHRHIKQIATQEGVSINQFISTAVSEKISALTTENYLEQRAKKADRAAFRGILDKVPDRTPLPGDEIMSETSVEADPRISE; this is translated from the coding sequence ATGAGTACACTTAGTTTACGGTTACCAAATTCTATTCATCGTCATATTAAGCAAATAGCAACGCAAGAAGGTGTATCGATCAATCAGTTTATTTCGACGGCTGTGTCTGAAAAGATTTCCGCCCTTACAACAGAAAATTATCTGGAGCAACGGGCGAAAAAGGCGGATCGGGCGGCCTTCAGGGGTATATTGGATAAGGTGCCTGATCGGACACCCTTGCCGGGAGATGAGATTATGTCGGAGACATCCGTAGAGGCAGATCCCCGGATATCGGAATGA
- the serS gene encoding serine--tRNA ligase, with translation MLELRFIRENRDLVREKCLHRGMQTDLMEKFTEIDAKRLSLLAEVEQLKNRRNRVSKEIAPLKQAGEHDKAEPLIVEMREVSERIKEMDKELATIQEELEDVVMAIPNLCDDSVPKGTDDTDNMELRTWGKIPQFSFAPKPHWEIGEGQGILDFETAAKLSGARFALLKGFASKLSRALTNFFLDLHTQKHGYTEMLPPFMVNSRSMTGTGQLPKFKEDLFKIEDWDLWLIPTAEVPLTNIHSDETLAEAELPLKYTAYTPCFRSEAGSYGKDTRGLIRQHQFDKVELVKFTTPETSAAELEALLTDAEEVLQLLELPYRVVTLCSGDLGFSAAKTYDIEVWLPGQNTYREISSCSNFLDFQARRAGIRYRPDGQKKSRLVHTLNGSGLAVGRTLLAVLENYQQEDGTVRVPKVLEPYFADRF, from the coding sequence ATGCTTGAACTACGTTTTATCCGGGAAAACAGAGATCTTGTCCGCGAGAAATGTCTTCATCGAGGGATGCAGACGGATCTGATGGAAAAATTTACAGAAATTGACGCCAAGCGCCTCTCCCTGCTGGCTGAGGTGGAACAGCTGAAAAATCGACGCAACAGGGTGTCCAAAGAGATCGCACCGTTAAAGCAGGCCGGTGAGCATGATAAGGCAGAACCGCTGATCGTGGAAATGCGTGAGGTCTCTGAGCGAATTAAAGAGATGGACAAAGAACTGGCCACCATCCAGGAAGAGCTTGAGGACGTGGTGATGGCGATCCCCAACCTCTGCGATGACTCTGTCCCCAAGGGAACTGATGATACGGATAACATGGAGCTCCGCACCTGGGGCAAGATCCCCCAGTTTTCCTTTGCCCCCAAACCCCATTGGGAGATCGGTGAAGGTCAAGGTATCCTGGATTTTGAGACAGCGGCCAAGCTCTCCGGGGCCCGCTTTGCCCTGCTCAAGGGCTTTGCCTCCAAGCTCTCCAGGGCCCTGACCAATTTTTTCCTGGATCTACACACCCAGAAACACGGCTACACTGAAATGCTGCCCCCCTTTATGGTGAATTCCCGGTCCATGACCGGCACGGGTCAGCTTCCCAAGTTCAAGGAAGATCTGTTCAAGATTGAGGACTGGGATCTCTGGCTGATCCCCACCGCCGAGGTACCGCTGACCAATATCCACAGCGATGAGACCCTGGCCGAGGCAGAGCTGCCCCTCAAATATACCGCCTATACCCCCTGCTTTCGCTCCGAAGCTGGCTCCTATGGCAAGGACACCCGCGGCCTGATCCGCCAGCACCAGTTCGACAAGGTGGAGCTGGTCAAGTTCACCACCCCGGAGACCTCTGCTGCGGAGCTGGAGGCCTTACTCACTGATGCAGAAGAGGTCCTCCAATTACTGGAGTTGCCCTATCGGGTGGTCACCCTCTGTTCCGGGGACCTGGGTTTTTCCGCTGCCAAGACCTACGACATAGAGGTCTGGCTGCCAGGCCAGAATACCTATCGGGAGATCTCTTCCTGTTCCAACTTTCTTGATTTTCAGGCCCGCCGGGCAGGCATCCGTTATCGTCCTGATGGGCAGAAAAAAAGTCGTCTCGTGCATACCCTGAACGGATCCGGTCTCGCGGTAGGCCGCACCCTGTTGGCTGTGTTGGAGAATTACCAGCAGGAAGACGGGACGGTTCGCGTGCCCAAGGTGCTTGAGCCGTACTTTGCGGATCGGTTTTAA
- a CDS encoding twin-arginine translocase subunit TatC has product MAFFGAVYFLMPLLMFALWKAMGKPFAVTGKKLFWFVFATCFLFYSGTLFCYFITLPYGVEFLLSFQSENMKAVISIGRFINFVTIFILAFGIIFELPVFMVFSAQVGVFSRRIFEKNRRFAVLGIAILAALLTPTPDVVNMALMGGPLYLLYEAGILVIRFLQLDEKRAALKLEKKNRRWT; this is encoded by the coding sequence GTGGCTTTTTTCGGGGCAGTGTACTTCCTTATGCCCCTGCTCATGTTTGCCCTCTGGAAGGCCATGGGGAAACCCTTTGCCGTGACCGGCAAAAAATTATTCTGGTTTGTTTTTGCCACCTGCTTTCTCTTTTACAGCGGCACCTTGTTTTGCTATTTTATCACGCTGCCCTACGGAGTTGAATTTCTGCTCAGCTTTCAGTCAGAAAATATGAAGGCGGTTATCTCTATTGGTCGTTTTATCAATTTTGTAACCATTTTTATCCTGGCCTTTGGAATTATTTTTGAGCTGCCGGTTTTTATGGTATTCTCAGCTCAGGTGGGGGTATTTTCCCGTCGAATTTTTGAAAAAAATCGACGTTTCGCCGTGCTTGGTATTGCTATTCTGGCGGCCCTGTTGACACCTACCCCGGATGTGGTGAACATGGCCTTGATGGGTGGACCTCTGTATCTGCTCTACGAAGCAGGTATTTTGGTGATTCGCTTTTTACAGCTTGATGAGAAACGCGCAGCGCTGAAGCTCGAAAAAAAAAACAGAAGGTGGACGTGA
- a CDS encoding transporter substrate-binding domain-containing protein codes for MRKCIILNRWRKKNRVFSVSVVLFLSLLFFTRTGCAAKRGSVELSPAEQEWLEQHPQITLGYTLDLPPILVSQEDGKLAGILTDYIQLLNQKLNIDIQLAVAPWPKTIRRAQEHTIDGLGPSFPLESRKKHFRFTQPLFFHYHCIYARSDELGRFKRLSDLEGLRVGYTSNIDIEEELLGKYKAIIPVPLENNEALAAALMNGNIDAIVTNITLEYWRKQNVQPSFGVAAIIPESRLPVVFSLRKDWPELVSILDKGLQAINAQEKQQILNRWFGDQTVVQGIQLDFTGLTAEELHWITKHPVFRVGSFSLPPYIIQNNQGKIAGYMPDLLRILSARVGLTPKFIRFDQLADVLTQVEQGNLEAAMGMIRTTERAQLFTFSAETMPLNMAIFARMNDQRITSLSSLHGRRIASYHDYAMQKVIEQQLPDALLVMADNAVDMLQLVVRGQADAAIQELHSGQYMLRNYYLNNLEVKAYARFQGGERQQGHSYLVRRDLPLLQSILDKAYFSLSEGDKQAIWKKWLGGSDLPQPIFSPEEEEWIAAHPTIPFTFDPAWAPIEFTSDQGQPQGISTDYLHRLEKVLGTHFQPFFPQPGKQARQLAEDGQVLLLPALAETEKRQKDFLFTAPYLSLPVAIFSAANVAYLGDLKALAGKKVAVLAGDAVQEWLHRDYPQFDLLPIETTAQALHMVAHGKAFAFVGTLLSTSYYIGQTGLSQIRVVGETPYTYQVGMAVSKEEPILRSILEKGLDTLSKPERDAIYHRWISVQYAHGVDYQLLLAVLGGAGLLLLLFSCWIWRMMKEVKRRRKTEAALLDKEHLLSDIIEFFPEAVLIIDRKGIVLAWNKAMEQLTGVAAEEMVGKGDYAYAVPFYGEAKPTLIDSAGRSDLEITSAYDHVQIEGDKVVAENSHIMLQGRKVCLLGTASVLRDSQGKIVAAIEAIRDVTADRQAEVELRQARDTAESAARAKSEFLATMSHEIRTPMNAIINLTRLLLDTQLDQDQRRYAEISMNSSELLLSLINDILDFSKIEAGKLELEHTAFELRELVETVINPMRIKANKKGLYLELAIAPDVHPFVIGDPVRLQQILMNFLNNAIKFTECGGVKVRILLQEEQDKGLLLKICVHDTGIGIPKERMHRLFQSFSQADASTSRKYGGTGLGLAICKRLTELMGGQVGVTSEQGKGSTFWCTVLVEKATEDALVGKKEKSSDHKSLPLSSSLLLVEDNKINQYVALSILKKFHLEADVAENGVQALEMLRKKEYDLVLMDIQMPEMDGFETAQHIRQADSGVLQPDVPIVAMTADASKEDRDKCLAAGMNDYIPKPVNRERLLSVLQQQLSGAAAQQQGERKKVAEEQSQMETSVILSLDHLPIFDRAGLVQRLGGYEEGIDNFIRKVPDYLAVDIKELKDVLDKNDVEGILASAHKIKGMCANASAERVREVAYRIESAAKEGQIDTAQSLFSRLEQEEKALRHCLTQKS; via the coding sequence ATGAGGAAGTGTATTATCTTGAACCGCTGGCGAAAAAAAAATAGGGTTTTTTCTGTTTCGGTCGTACTGTTCCTGTCACTTCTTTTTTTTACCAGGACAGGCTGTGCCGCGAAGAGAGGCTCTGTAGAACTCTCACCGGCAGAGCAGGAATGGCTGGAACAGCACCCTCAGATTACCTTAGGCTATACTCTGGATCTCCCTCCTATACTCGTGAGCCAGGAGGATGGCAAACTGGCAGGCATATTAACTGATTATATCCAGCTGCTTAACCAGAAGCTAAATATTGATATTCAGCTGGCTGTGGCTCCATGGCCAAAGACCATCCGCCGGGCTCAGGAACATACTATCGACGGCTTAGGCCCAAGCTTTCCTCTCGAATCAAGAAAAAAGCATTTCCGCTTCACCCAGCCTCTTTTTTTCCACTACCATTGTATTTATGCCCGCTCCGATGAGCTGGGGCGCTTTAAACGGCTCTCTGATCTTGAGGGGCTCCGGGTTGGGTACACGAGTAATATTGATATTGAGGAAGAGCTCCTGGGCAAATATAAGGCGATCATCCCTGTGCCACTGGAGAATAACGAGGCCTTAGCAGCGGCCTTGATGAATGGTAACATAGACGCCATTGTTACCAATATTACTCTGGAATATTGGCGAAAGCAGAATGTCCAGCCCAGTTTTGGCGTGGCGGCCATCATTCCCGAGAGCCGTCTGCCGGTCGTTTTTTCTCTCCGTAAGGACTGGCCGGAGTTGGTGTCCATCCTGGATAAGGGGTTACAGGCAATCAACGCCCAGGAAAAACAGCAGATTCTTAATCGTTGGTTTGGAGATCAGACCGTTGTCCAGGGCATTCAGCTAGACTTCACTGGCCTGACAGCAGAAGAGCTGCATTGGATTACAAAACATCCGGTTTTTCGTGTCGGTTCTTTTTCCCTTCCACCCTATATTATTCAAAATAATCAAGGGAAGATCGCTGGTTATATGCCGGATTTGCTCCGTATACTCAGTGCCCGGGTCGGGCTCACACCAAAATTTATTCGCTTTGATCAACTGGCTGACGTGCTGACTCAGGTTGAACAGGGAAATCTTGAGGCGGCAATGGGCATGATACGGACAACGGAACGGGCACAGCTCTTTACGTTCTCAGCCGAGACTATGCCGCTGAACATGGCTATTTTTGCCCGTATGAATGATCAGCGCATTACCAGCCTCTCTTCGCTGCACGGAAGACGTATTGCCTCGTATCATGATTATGCAATGCAGAAGGTGATAGAGCAGCAACTGCCCGATGCGTTGCTGGTTATGGCGGATAACGCTGTAGACATGCTGCAACTGGTGGTTCGTGGGCAGGCTGATGCGGCGATTCAGGAGCTGCACAGTGGTCAGTACATGTTGCGCAATTATTACCTGAACAATCTTGAGGTAAAAGCTTATGCACGGTTTCAAGGAGGAGAGCGGCAGCAGGGGCATTCGTACCTCGTGCGTCGGGATCTGCCCCTGCTTCAATCCATCCTGGATAAGGCCTATTTTTCTTTAAGCGAAGGTGATAAGCAGGCGATATGGAAAAAATGGTTGGGAGGTTCGGACCTTCCTCAACCGATTTTTAGCCCTGAAGAGGAGGAATGGATAGCTGCGCATCCGACCATTCCCTTTACCTTTGACCCGGCCTGGGCACCGATTGAATTTACCAGCGATCAAGGCCAGCCTCAAGGGATTTCCACTGACTACCTTCACCGTCTGGAGAAGGTCTTGGGGACGCACTTCCAGCCGTTTTTTCCCCAACCCGGCAAGCAGGCACGACAGCTGGCTGAGGACGGTCAGGTTCTTCTCTTGCCTGCTTTGGCCGAGACCGAAAAACGACAAAAGGATTTTTTATTTACGGCCCCCTATCTCTCACTCCCGGTAGCTATTTTTTCTGCTGCCAATGTGGCCTATTTAGGGGATCTCAAGGCGTTGGCAGGAAAAAAGGTCGCTGTGCTTGCTGGCGATGCTGTTCAGGAATGGCTGCACCGAGATTACCCGCAGTTTGATCTGCTCCCAATAGAAACAACTGCTCAAGCATTGCACATGGTGGCGCACGGTAAGGCCTTTGCCTTTGTCGGCACCCTCTTGTCTACTAGCTATTATATCGGCCAGACGGGTCTTTCCCAAATTCGGGTAGTAGGTGAAACTCCCTATACGTATCAAGTGGGTATGGCCGTTTCCAAAGAGGAACCGATACTGCGGAGCATTTTAGAGAAAGGCCTGGACACTCTTTCCAAGCCAGAACGCGATGCCATCTACCATCGCTGGATTTCTGTACAGTATGCTCATGGGGTTGATTACCAACTTTTGCTGGCCGTACTTGGAGGAGCAGGTCTGCTCCTGCTCTTATTCAGCTGCTGGATCTGGCGCATGATGAAAGAGGTCAAGCGGCGACGAAAGACTGAAGCGGCGTTGCTGGATAAGGAACATCTTCTTTCTGACATTATAGAGTTTTTTCCGGAAGCCGTGCTGATTATTGATCGAAAAGGCATTGTCCTGGCCTGGAACAAGGCCATGGAGCAGCTGACAGGTGTTGCAGCAGAAGAGATGGTGGGTAAGGGCGATTATGCCTATGCCGTCCCTTTTTATGGGGAGGCAAAACCCACCCTGATTGATTCTGCGGGACGATCTGATCTGGAAATTACATCAGCGTATGATCATGTCCAGATAGAAGGGGATAAGGTCGTAGCGGAAAATTCACATATTATGTTACAAGGGAGAAAGGTCTGTCTGTTGGGTACAGCTTCTGTCCTCAGGGATTCCCAGGGAAAAATTGTTGCGGCCATTGAAGCCATTCGCGATGTAACAGCAGATCGGCAGGCAGAAGTCGAATTGCGTCAGGCCAGGGATACAGCGGAATCAGCGGCAAGGGCCAAGTCGGAATTCCTCGCCACCATGAGTCATGAGATCCGAACCCCCATGAACGCGATTATTAACCTCACCCGTCTGCTGCTGGACACCCAGCTCGATCAGGATCAACGAAGGTATGCAGAAATATCGATGAACTCTTCAGAGTTACTGCTTTCGTTGATCAATGATATTCTCGATTTTTCTAAAATTGAGGCGGGGAAGCTCGAACTGGAGCACACAGCCTTTGAGCTCAGAGAGCTGGTGGAAACAGTTATTAACCCCATGCGCATCAAGGCCAACAAGAAGGGATTGTACCTTGAACTCGCGATCGCCCCGGATGTCCACCCCTTCGTTATCGGTGACCCGGTCCGTCTTCAACAAATTCTTATGAATTTTCTCAATAATGCCATTAAGTTTACCGAGTGCGGCGGCGTCAAGGTCCGTATTCTTCTCCAAGAGGAGCAAGACAAAGGCCTTTTGCTTAAAATATGTGTGCATGATACCGGCATTGGTATTCCCAAGGAAAGGATGCATCGACTTTTTCAGTCGTTTTCTCAGGCTGATGCATCGACTTCCCGTAAGTACGGAGGCACAGGTCTGGGCCTGGCTATCTGCAAGCGATTGACAGAGCTCATGGGCGGTCAAGTTGGTGTGACAAGCGAGCAGGGGAAGGGCAGCACGTTTTGGTGTACAGTGCTGGTTGAGAAAGCCACCGAAGATGCTCTTGTGGGCAAGAAGGAGAAATCTAGCGATCATAAGTCGTTGCCACTGTCTTCAAGCCTGCTTCTGGTAGAAGATAATAAAATCAATCAATATGTAGCCCTGTCCATTCTTAAAAAATTTCATCTGGAGGCAGATGTGGCGGAGAACGGGGTACAGGCCCTTGAGATGCTGCGAAAAAAAGAGTATGACCTCGTTTTGATGGATATTCAGATGCCAGAGATGGATGGTTTTGAAACGGCTCAGCATATCCGACAGGCCGATTCCGGTGTCTTGCAGCCGGATGTGCCCATTGTTGCTATGACGGCCGATGCCAGCAAGGAAGACCGGGATAAATGTTTGGCTGCTGGCATGAATGATTATATTCCTAAACCGGTCAATCGAGAACGTCTTCTCAGCGTGCTTCAGCAGCAACTCAGTGGGGCAGCTGCTCAACAACAAGGGGAAAGGAAAAAGGTTGCAGAGGAACAGAGCCAAATGGAAACTTCTGTTATTCTTTCTCTGGATCATCTTCCGATTTTTGATCGGGCTGGTCTCGTGCAGCGCCTGGGAGGCTATGAGGAGGGCATTGATAATTTCATACGCAAGGTCCCTGATTATCTGGCTGTTGACATCAAGGAGTTGAAGGATGTCCTGGATAAAAACGATGTAGAGGGGATCCTCGCAAGCGCCCATAAAATAAAGGGGATGTGTGCGAATGCCTCTGCTGAACGGGTCCGGGAGGTAGCATATCGCATAGAATCTGCCGCAAAAGAGGGGCAGATCGATACGGCTCAATCATTATTCAGTCGCCTTGAGCAGGAAGAAAAGGCCTTGCGCCATTGCCTGACCCAGAAAAGTTAA
- a CDS encoding HD-GYP domain-containing protein, with protein sequence MSATLNNLIVLLCKGIGQRKIYFTRHPILTKTCQHFVDNLNIFFSERETEELFIGIVENKLVHDGQYLIGPSIMGLQLVTFAQQIHCGGFVFRARTAVKDLQELLELSDHITHSVGSLQEARDFLAAHNVTNIKLARHYTAPSTLIPLEDQVVWQGEDSSGNLYTPLLIYQALFDVVAKAYGNVSLNRTLDIDGAQTVSEHLLSYTRLSFSDILQFVHYPDHDSYTVGHSVRVATLAVFFGNALGFDDEKLVELGAAALLHDIGKGKIPSEILHKQGKLNHDEFALIQSHPKFGAEILLEHKDVTPMQLASAWGHHIRYDGGGYPKPPPWAVYSHVTALLHICDVFEALTAVRPYKPSISPLSAFGIMAQDKGDFDPALFFAFVSALGIYPPGNQVRLSNGWQGMVIASSAAIDKPVVRINRDNTGKALEMCDQHLIDLSKDPKGELTVVELLT encoded by the coding sequence ATGAGTGCAACACTGAATAACCTGATCGTTTTGTTGTGTAAGGGGATCGGGCAGCGAAAAATCTACTTCACACGTCATCCTATACTTACAAAGACCTGCCAACATTTTGTCGATAATCTGAATATTTTTTTTTCAGAAAGAGAAACAGAGGAGCTGTTTATCGGTATTGTTGAAAACAAACTTGTGCATGACGGACAGTACCTTATCGGGCCGAGTATTATGGGCCTGCAGCTCGTAACCTTTGCGCAACAGATTCATTGCGGTGGCTTTGTTTTTCGTGCAAGAACAGCAGTCAAAGACTTACAGGAGCTCCTTGAGCTGAGTGACCATATCACGCATTCTGTGGGCAGCCTGCAGGAGGCCCGAGATTTCTTAGCTGCGCATAATGTTACCAATATAAAACTGGCCAGGCATTATACAGCCCCCTCCACCTTAATCCCGCTGGAAGATCAAGTTGTCTGGCAAGGAGAGGATTCGAGCGGCAATCTCTACACTCCTCTTCTTATCTATCAGGCCCTTTTTGATGTCGTTGCCAAGGCATACGGTAATGTGAGCCTCAATCGTACTCTTGACATCGACGGAGCCCAAACGGTGAGCGAACATCTACTCAGCTACACCCGTCTCAGTTTTAGCGACATCCTCCAATTTGTCCATTATCCTGACCACGACAGTTATACGGTGGGACATTCGGTCAGGGTCGCGACCTTAGCGGTTTTTTTTGGCAACGCCTTAGGGTTTGATGACGAAAAACTGGTTGAGTTAGGTGCCGCAGCCCTGCTTCATGATATCGGCAAGGGAAAGATCCCTTCAGAAATTCTCCATAAACAGGGTAAGCTCAATCATGATGAATTCGCCCTTATCCAATCGCACCCCAAGTTTGGAGCGGAAATCCTGCTCGAACATAAGGATGTTACCCCCATGCAGCTTGCCTCTGCATGGGGGCATCATATCCGTTACGACGGCGGGGGATATCCCAAACCTCCTCCCTGGGCGGTTTATAGTCATGTCACCGCGCTTCTCCATATTTGTGATGTCTTTGAGGCCTTGACAGCTGTCCGGCCGTATAAACCGTCAATCAGCCCGTTATCGGCATTCGGGATCATGGCTCAAGACAAAGGGGACTTTGACCCTGCTCTGTTCTTTGCCTTTGTCTCGGCCCTGGGCATCTACCCCCCAGGCAATCAAGTCCGACTGAGTAACGGCTGGCAGGGGATGGTCATTGCTTCCAGTGCGGCCATTGATAAACCTGTTGTGCGCATCAATCGTGATAATACAGGCAAGGCGTTAGAGATGTGCGATCAGCATCTCATCGATCTCTCAAAGGATCCAAAAGGAGAATTAACGGTTGTTGAACTGTTAACCTGA
- a CDS encoding putative toxin-antitoxin system toxin component, PIN family, with amino-acid sequence MDTNILFSGLYSSSGASYQILRRIDTGRIIPVISTTLLFEYEDVLKRKQKELGLSDNEIEVVLDNICALSKFQKIYFLWRPYLKDPKDDHVLEVAVASKTRIIVTHNMKDFKGVDKFGVTALRPGKLLEAIQ; translated from the coding sequence ATGGACACCAATATACTTTTTTCAGGGCTGTATTCCTCATCAGGGGCATCGTATCAAATATTAAGACGCATTGATACCGGCAGAATAATACCTGTTATATCAACTACGCTCCTTTTTGAATACGAAGATGTTCTAAAACGGAAACAAAAGGAATTAGGGTTATCTGACAACGAGATTGAGGTAGTTCTTGACAATATCTGCGCCCTCAGCAAATTTCAAAAAATATATTTTTTGTGGCGACCGTACCTGAAAGACCCGAAAGATGATCATGTCCTTGAGGTGGCTGTGGCATCAAAAACAAGAATAATCGTCACCCATAATATGAAAGATTTTAAAGGGGTTGATAAATTCGGGGTAACTGCGCTCCGCCCCGGAAAATTATTGGAGGCAATACAATGA
- a CDS encoding DUF523 domain-containing protein translates to MKKCLISTCLVGLCTRYDGQSKPNERCLKYLGNFIYIPVCPEQLGGLPTPRPAAELSGGDGMDVLTGFASVLTRDGKDVTKEFLAGAEAVLKIARDQNIRLALLKARSPSCGVKRLGVTAALLETNGIKLVEF, encoded by the coding sequence ATGAAAAAATGTCTAATCAGTACTTGCCTGGTCGGTTTATGTACCCGCTATGATGGACAAAGCAAGCCGAATGAACGCTGCTTAAAATATCTTGGCAATTTTATCTATATCCCTGTCTGCCCTGAGCAGCTCGGCGGCCTGCCGACCCCTCGTCCGGCAGCGGAGCTGAGCGGCGGCGATGGAATGGATGTTCTGACCGGGTTTGCCTCTGTTCTTACCCGGGATGGTAAAGACGTTACAAAAGAATTTCTTGCTGGTGCTGAGGCTGTGCTGAAAATTGCCCGTGATCAAAATATCCGTCTTGCCCTGTTGAAGGCCCGAAGCCCTTCCTGCGGAGTAAAACGACTCGGGGTGACAGCAGCACTTTTAGAGACAAACGGCATTAAGCTCGTTGAGTTTTAA